The nucleotide window TTTTGCTGAGGTAGAATAGTCCTCTGTACTCTTTATCTGTTTCAGCATAAGATTTGTTAGGTTAATATTGCCTTCAGGAACAACTTCTAACTGTAAGGGGAGGCTAATATGTTCAAATGTGCTGAGTCTCTTGCACTCTTAGGACCACAATCTAAAGTATGTGACTTGCGTCTTCCCCCAGTGGACCCTATTATTTTAGTATTATATCCAAAAAGACTGCCTCAAGAACTGAGAACTTAATGCCTGCTGGATATCAAGAATGGTTAAATCTTCAtcccagaataaaaaaatggtGCCTTAAATGGCAGCTATCAGTATTGTTATCTGTAATAGGTACCAGCTAAACTGAGATGACAAGTGGCAGAATTTATACGTAAGTTAATCAACATTATTGTGAAAATTGAAGTGtaaagttttctttccttttttgttctttaaaccTTGTCAGGTGCTGTTaagctcacagaaaaaaaaaaaaaagttgtactGTGCTTAATCAAGTGCCCTGTTTTGTTGCCGTTTCCCATGTAATTgaaatgcagtttattttttgcaatatttgGTGATCTTGGATAAACAAATATGATTTTATTTGAGAGTGAATCCATGATGTGTTCTCAGTTAGACATGATAAGAGTCTGGGTTtggaagggagaaaggaaaggtaAGGGATTCCTGAGAGAAAAGAGACTGTTAGAGGTGGGACTTCTTACACAGTAACCAGTATAAGCTTCCCTTGCACATTGCAAAGATGGATTTTTCCACTTTGGCACTGCAGTTGACCCAGGCATCAAAGCCAGACTCCTCTGGTAATAACTCTTAACTCCTGGAACCAGGTGTCAGACATCAGTGAAGGTAAATGTTCCAGAAAGAGAACTGAGGAAATAATCATGAAACACTATTTAATCCATGCAGACCTTCCACAATGCCGTCTGTTAAATTGCTACTTCAGTGCACTTCAGGATATGACTCAACAATTTTAAGTACATCATACTTCTAAAGGCTACAGTCATTTGGTCAAGAATCAGCACcaaaaacttaaaaatcatTCACCTTTCTGGCTGCTGGGAGAAATTCTGTAATTacagtaaaatttaaatatgtCACTGTTGGAGAGCTGTAAAATGCATGAACACATGTTCAGAACTATAAATATAATGTTCTTGAAGTCAAtttaagcttttccttttttgccaTGATATCTGTGAAGCTTAAGAATGTACCTCCTCaccagttgtttttttttttttttctttttaccattTGGCAAACATCTGATGGAGAGAGGGTATATCACTTCCTCATTTGTTAATGAAGCCATTTCATAGTACCAGTATGACTCTGGAAATAGCATGTGATGATAAAATGTAAAGCACAAAATACATCCTTTTTTCATGAGCCTGTGAAACAAAATAGTGCTTATGTCTTGTTAATGAAGGGAGTCTTCTGTAATGAACACACGGGCATTATATATGGACATTGCTCTTTCTTCAGCAGACTTCACAGATTTGGAGGTAAGTTAGcttctttttcagaaatttgGGTTCATACACTTTAccattctgttttgtttgcctTATGTTTGTCTGTCAAGtccattttactttttcttcagttgttGTAAAGAAGTGTAAGTCATTACTAACTCTTCAAGCAAAAATTTAATTCACTTGTTGCTGTTTGCACCTGTGTTTAAAAGTGAACTGCATCACTACTACATTAACAGTCACAAGAACTTAAATCAGCTGAAAATATGTGTAATGCAGCAATACACTGGGTGGGTAGTCACCTCAGGATGTGTACTATAATAGTTCAGAGTTCAGGTTTGGGCTTTCTTTCCAACTTTATAATATGGAATATTCATTCTTCTGTGGCACTCAGTACACACATTGAAATTGTTAAATAATTTAgcatattaaaatttaaattaaaatgggaTTTGAAAAGTTCATGTTAAACTTCTTCTCTTAGAAGTAATGCATTGTATTTTCCTAATGTCAAAGCTGGGAACACTTACCAGGTAAAATGTGTCTGGTCAGCAGAATGGATAACTACTTTTGCAGTCAGGTTGCTTGTCTTGTTAAGGACATCTTTATGTGCTCTTAactttatataaattatttcagtagaAATCAGAGGGGGGAACAAGTAGCTGTTCACCTTCCTTctaaagaaaagtttttttatAGTGTGTTTGGTTTTCAAGCTGTGCTTCTGAGTAATCTAACTGAAATCAGAGGACTAACTCATGCAACTGGGATGTGTAAGTATCTGATGttacagtttttaaattctgtCATCCATTTATCCATCAGTGCTTTTTACCAGCACTGCAGTTTATTCCTCTGCCTAGCAATTGCTCTGAATTCAAATTCATATATGTGCTTTTATATATGAATGTCTTGCAATGAATTAAACTCATTCTTAGATTTTCCAAAATTCTCAAGAGTAAAGACTGTTCTCTTTTCCCTAAATCTTGGTGCTTGCCTTCCTTCTATCTTCTTGGAActggcagaggaaaaggaggattGCCTACACTGATGGGTGAAGAATAGTGTAATGATTTTCATGTCTCGGGCTTTCAGAAACTTGCATACCAATTGACATAGGGAACTAGataaacttttttattatttgagaTGGTTCAAAAAACTTTTTACAGCatgagaaatgaaagaaatgaagTTGTGTTTATGCTCAACAGTAATTCAGTTTCAGCATTCAGTCATTAATTTAcaaccaaattatttttgcctAGAGTAACTTCTTGTCGGTATGTCTCAAAAGGTACAAACTGATTGAGTTTCATTCTCTGCCATTTTCACTTAAATGTGTGTTTTGCTGACTTAGAATTTAACAATAATTTCTCAATCTGaacttctgaattttcttttagaaaattaataacTCTTGAGTGTTAGACCTAAAATCTAGGCCTTTgctttaaactattttaaatttgGCAAAAAAGGCTTTATCTTATCCCCATTGCTTCCTTGATGATACTAAGAAACCTTTGCCTCCTGGGCTACAGACAGCTGGGCAGATGTTTGGTGTGTGGCCACCCTTCCTGTCCTAGAGGTTCCCCCTAGACTTTGGCCATTCCAGGAGCTGTTTTGAGAGAGATAGTAACCCATTTTGTTTCACCAGCTCTATGTGGGGTTCAAACTGCATCAGGGGTTTGGCACATCGtggattttaaatttcatcagCATCTTCTGCAGTAAAATCACAGGTGAATTCCACTGCCCTTTTTTCACTCGTCTGGCTGTGGCACATTGTTGTTCTGAACTAGTCATGTAAACATTTGTATACAAGAATGTAACTCTTGCAGCTAAAAGGGGTCATACTAATACAGTTCCAGAGTGAAATTTTTAATGCTACTGACAGTCCTACTATTATAATCTGCACCAAAAATCTGCATAGCAGGTTCTGCGTAGCAGTAACCATGCTGTTTGATGATGTATTAAACTGCGCTTAAACCTGGTATCCGTATGTATTTTACCACAGTCTAATTGCTGTGTATTCAAGGTAGTTAAAAGCTGTTACTGTAGAGTCAATGGGTTCAAATCTTGTTGTATGCATGAAGAAATTCCTATGAGTTCAAACTGCTGAACATGATGCCGATGGAACTGTTAGTATACCAGTAAAGGGAAGAACAAAACCTCTTTCACACTGATGGcaaattattctcttttcaaacatcacagagctgctgttaAAACAAGGCAAGAGGAATCAAGCTAATTGGCAGCTTCTGTGGATGACTGCACAGCATAAAGCACAGGGCTGACATAAGCTTTAAAAAGCACTGATTGCCAGTTAGGGAGTAGTATCATCAGTAATTGGATTGTAAGTAGCAATTGCAGTGTTCTCAAATCAAACCACCATCTCCTGTGTCTTTATGACGATTTTTAGGTTAATGTAAAAGAAGGCTTTGAGCTATATTCCCTTAACAGATATTGGAAATTAATGTTACTATTCCTACAATGGAGTTTACAGAAGAGACTGTCTTCATCACTTGTCTGTGAAGTTTagtttctttgccttttttttttttttaaggtaagaAAAACCAGGATTTGAAAATCTCAGGGATTGTAACAAAGTTAAAAGGGAGAATTAACATGTGCAAATGGTCCAAGAGTACAACTTGATTTAATAACTATAAGAAGGCACTGAGAATCTATTGATAATTTGGCATTGCACTTTCCTAAGGCTGTTTCCCTTGTCTGTAAATTTTTAATAGCCTCCTGATTGTGATGGCAATTAAATTACACTAAGGAAAATTACTGGGTTGTTAATTTCCACATGTTGGAAAGCTGTTTGCACACTATGGGCAACAGGTTAAGAAACTGTGATAACTGTTTGCAAATGAATGAGCTACCAAATTGTGTCCCTGTTGGAACTGAAGACAGCTTACACTACCAGGAGCGTTCCTGTACTTAGAAtagtttctaaaataaaataccaagCACATAGAAAGCTTGTGCAAAGAACCTTTGAATCCATGTTTTCAAGGTACCTATTGCATCTGGTTGTGTTTTCTGACAGTATTTCATTTCCTCTTGCAAAAATTGCTGTACATTTTATACGTTGGCTGTCCTGTAGCCTGTCAGTCATCCTCACTGCTGTGATGTGAGGAAGAAGTAGTTATTGTCTGTACTTTGTGAATGTACTACTGGTAACAGCCCAGTTTAGTTTCTCCCTGCTATTAGATCATCCCAGTACACATTAACCAAATCTCTCTGGTCTTACAGCTTGCAAAGTAGATTCTAGTGCATTATTAAACATATCCacatgtattaaaatacaagtcctccgggcttcacctgggtgcccagcctgtccgggggaaaaccctcggAGGACCGGTCTGCAGGGAGGATGTGGCaggacccggatagctccaccgtaaggacgagagggctccgaagtggctttattcctagaggctttatttcaggagcgtcgCAGGAACAGCAGGGTGAAACGAGTGACACgaactctccagaagggagcgaACTCCGGGAGCCCCGAGGAAAGGCGGcgctgggtattaagggcaaagaagtgggagtggttagggtacaaaacgGGCAATGGGTaaaggggggagacagagtggggtgacatacagagaactaatcagggtacagaggaggagtggtattctaacaggagccaatggggacaacagaataactgaactttctggaactggggagtatgctaaacattgatggacagctcttctggggtggagagcagcagttgattggcaaccttttctaaactgttgctgcctcccaagggagagcaggaacccctcccacaactccccctttctgatttattaaaaaaacattccccaAGTTCCTcgttaacattttcttaaagataGTTAAGgctacagaaattaagaaaataataatcaaaatccaaattaaaccTTTAACGATTGGCACGGCCCACCCAGAAACACCCCACTGGGAGAAGGTCTTGTTCACCGCATCCACAGCCCTGTTTCAGTCTTTAAGTCTTTGACTAACGCCTGGATCCGCTGGATGttggcttggatggatgtgctcttcgATGTcagattgaagcagcacatcccttccAAGTCCTCGCAGCTATGGCCATGGGCGAGCAGCAGAAAATCAATGGCCGCTCTGTTCTGTAAGGTGGTGTGCCTGGTGGTCTCTTCTTCTGCCAAGAGGTCTGATAATGCGGCAGACGTAGCGTTGGCCTGCTTACTCATCCAACACCCCAGGTGAGAAATCTCACCGAGGGCTTTCGCTGCCGCGTACCATGGTAGAAAAATAGAAGCGGCGACCCTCTTTCCCTCACTCCAATCATAAATTTCGGAATCGCAATTTGGGTCAAATTCACCATATGATCGCTTTTTGCGTGCCAAttgacttttcttcttccaatcCAGAATTTGGGTTTTATTGGGTGTTAGCATCGTAAGCttgccaaggctacagggacccccTTTGATATtggaggggatcccagcccacgccctgtccccacagatgagaaacacaCCCCGAGGGAGCTCCTTAGGGAATGGGTAGGACTTAGATAACACAGGGCCTGTGTAATTGCACCACTCattgatgtattttctatttgctgGTGTTACGTCTTTGATGTTTTGCCCCGGTTTTGTTTGTGGGGCCTTAGTATAAAACCGAATACAAAAGTGGACCCTTGTGGACCCCAGTAggtccaattcctggggttcctgtggtgcctgtggTAGTGTCCTCATCCAACTCATCCAGGAGTCTGCCGGGTTGAGTTTCATCCCCGTGAACGGAAAATCATTTTCGGACAGGGGGACTCCCACCAGGCATGTAGACAACGGATTGTCTAcactgcccatggccatgcaaaGCTGTTCTTGTCCTATAGACTTTGCCAGCATGACCCAGACGTTTTCCTTGGGCTGTGGCACGagccagcttcctgccaggtggAGCCATAAGATGGTGAcgaaggcagctgcaggaagccgGTCGCTGCGGGGTGTTCTGGCTGATGTAATTGCCATCTGGGTGGTCGGTAATCTAATAACTCGAACATACAAAAAGAGAATAAGACCAAGGTCCCTTcaaatccccatcctcccccgtttaaattaacattgaaacagaaaaaacgTGGGGTCAGGTGTGAGGGTAAGGGGGGCGAGGAAAGTGGTAGGACGGGAAAGGGTAaggaatggttggggttggggtcAGGGGGTAAACTGT belongs to Vidua macroura isolate BioBank_ID:100142 chromosome 1, ASM2450914v1, whole genome shotgun sequence and includes:
- the LOC128810517 gene encoding uncharacterized protein LOC128810517; this translates as MAITSARTPRSDRLPAAAFVTILWLHLAGSWLVPQPKENVWVMLAKSIGQEQLCMAMGSVDNPLSTCLVGVPLSENDFPFTGMKLNPADSWMSWMRTLPQAPQEPQELDLLGSTRVHFCIRFYTKAPQTKPGQNIKDVTPANRKYINEWCNYTGPVLSKSYPFPKELPRGVFLICGDRAWAGIPSNIKGGPCSLGKLTMLTPNKTQILDWKKKSQLARKKRSYGEFDPNCDSEIYDWSEGKRVAASIFLPWYAAAKALGEISHLGCWMSKQANATSAALSDLLAEEETTRHTTLQNRAAIDFLLLAHGHSCEDLEGMCCFNLTSKSTSIQANIQRIQALVKDLKTETGLWMR